The Ascochyta rabiei chromosome 18, complete sequence DNA segment TGATTACCTGGCTCAGTCCCTGTATCTGGGACGATGGCTTCTCCTTCATTCGAAACTTTTTCCAGCAACACTGGCTCGGCCGCAAGATCGCGGACAAGTTTTTCGCGAAGATGCAGCACAGTATTGAAGAAAGCAACAAGTATCACGAAAACCCAGAAACAGCCAAATTGCACCCGTGGGATGATGTGTTCTTTATTGGTACCAATAGGGGCTTGTTGAACTACGATGTCGACTTCTTCGAGTTTGTACGGAACGGCTCGATCCAAGTTCACATTGCGGATATCACGAGACTCACGCGCAGAGCTGTGCACCTGTCTAACGGCGATGTTATCGAAGCGGATGTCCTCATATGTGGAACAGGGTGGAAAGATACTCCACAGATTGACTTTGTGACAGAGAGGGAACTTGGTCTTCCAGGTCACTTGCCATTGTCTGTGCAGCCATACATTGCAGCAGCTGATTCTACGATTCTTGAAACTTGCCCAAAGCTCAAGAACCAGCCACCGTCTCGGAAAATCAGACCAATGGTCGAAGATGCTGTAGAGGCAATCCTGGAACCTTATCGTCTGCACCGGTTCATGGTGCCTCCAGCTTTCATTGACAACCGCACACTCGCTTTTGCAGGCGCGTATCGTAGTCCAGCGACGACCCTTATAGCCCAGACGCAAGCACTCTGGATCACAGCATTTTTCGATAACCAGATCCCAGACCTTGAAGCAGGCTTTGAACTCAATTCGGACCGCATAATGTACGAGACAGTCTTGCACACCCAGTTTGGAAAGTGGCGCTACAGCAAAGGTTTTGGCGCTCGATTCCCAGAGCTGTGGTTTGACTGTCTGCCCTACGTCGATCTACTTTTGAAAGATGTTGGGGTACCAAACCAGAGGAAAAAAAGCTGGTGGGCTGAGCGGTTCACACCATATATGCCAGCAGACTACATCGGCATCGTTGACGATTACATGGCTCTCAATGCGAGACGTTCTGTCCTAAGGCACAAATGAAAGGCTGTCGATGAGATCATTTAGCGCTATAGTCTTTACCGAAATCGTGTCCAGTCGTATGGAGATGCACTGCTTGTGGATTTACACGCAGACATTAGTACAGACATGACCAGACGAGGCTGGCGATACTATCGAAAAATTCTACGAGTTCGGACATACTGAGAAGTAAGACCATTCGGAAGTCAGTTTGATGCTAATCAAAAGTAAACTCAGACATCTTTGTCGCGTGTTCGCTCCTCAGTCCTCAGCACATCATTTTGCTCTTCGGATGCCATGGATTACTACGTTGTTGTTGCACCAATATCTAGACGAGCTCTTGGCTATAATATTGGTACCCTCCCTCAATTGCTTGCGCAATCTACATACATGATCCTAGAACCGGTCACTCTTCATGGTCTATCTTGACACAGCGGGCTCTATATGTCAGGAGACAGAGCACCCAAGCAACTCCGAGTGGCCGCACCGATCACAGCTGTCAGCTCATATAGCGAGGCTCCTACGATTTCAGCTCTTCAGGCTGAAAGCTAATGTTCTGTATGGCGGCCAATATCGTCTCAATCTACAGTCGGTAAGAAATCAAGGCATGTGCATTGACTGGAATCTTCCACATCTGTGACCCCGCAAACCGATATTAAGCGGGGTGTATTATATGTGCTTGGCTCGTATCACTGAACAAGAACACCTCACGCGCACATGGCAGGGATGAAAGAAAACAAAGGACCCAAGCCCTATGTCACAGAATCATAAGCATTGTTTCATCGCATCCGATTCGCTAACCCCGCACTTGCATTCACAATGGATGCCTGAAGCTATAGAATCCCGCGTTATTAACTCCACCATACACGTATATGCACTCGCTTCCAGTAGAAAGATAATCACCTGAGAGTGCGAAGAGATATGTTCGGGCTTCTCAATGGTTCAGTGTGTTTCACTGAAAGGATCCGCTAGATCCATACTCTCCAAGGCGGACACCACTCTGTCTTCCATTACTTCCGAAAATCTGTATCTACTAACGAGCTTCTATTGAATAGAACTTGGCAGTATGACTTTACTCTATCAAAGATTCGTCTTTCCGGACAGGTGTGTGATGCTTTTGCTTCAGAAAGCATAAAGAAAGCACGTTTTCCCTCCGCAACATCTCCATCATCCAACATCTTCCCACTATTCCCTGATCTTGTCAAGATGCCATCGGTTCTCGCTATGAAGGTTATCGTAGCGTTTTTTGCCTCGGGAACCTCTGCCTGGGTCATTGGAACTCAGCAGACCGAAACCCATCCCAAGCTGACCTGGCAGCGCTGCACTGGCAAAGGCGGTACCAGCTGTTCGAACGTGAATGGCGAGATTACCATTGACGCCAACTGGCGCTGGTGCTTTCAACCCACCTCTCTATCCCTGTATCTGCTGACACCTGCAGGCTCCATGACAAATCAGCTAACAGCTACACCAACTGCTACGATGGCAATGAATGGAACAAATCTCTGTGCCCTACGAATTCAGCATGCACCACGAACTGCGCCATTGAGGGCTCTGACTACAGCGGTACCTATGGAATCACAACCTCTGGTAATGCGCTCAACCTCAAATTCATTACCAAGGGCCAATACTCTACGAACATCGGCAGTCGTACATACTTAATGCGCGATACAAACACATACGAGATGTTCAAGCTTATCGGCAATGAGTTCAGTTTTGACGTCGACATGTCTCAACTCCCTTGCGGTCTGAACGGAGCACTTTACTTCGTATCGATGCCTGAAAAAGGGCAGGGTACGCCCGGTGCAAAGTATGGAACTGGTGAGCTACACAGTTCTTGCGCTTTGATTGTCTTACTGACATGTGATGCTTTCAAGGTTACTGCGACGCTCAGTGCGCTCGCGACCTCAAGTACATCAACGGGCAGTGAGTCAGCATCTACAATGCTCAAACAAAGACAAGATACTGATGTCGATCAGAGCTAATGCGGAAGGCTGGCAGCCGTCTGATAACGATCAAAATGCCGGCGTCGGCAAGAAAGGCGCATGCTGGTGAGTAACACGTAAGAGAAGCAACAACTTCCAAACTAACGCGAGCAAGCGCTGAGATGGATGTCTGGGAGGCAAACTCCATCTCTACGGCTTTGACCCCTCATTCCTGTCAACCCGAAGGTTACAGTGTCTGTGAGGATGCAACGTGCGGAGGCACTTACTCCCTCGACCGCTATGCTGGCTCTTGCGACGCGAACGGCTGTGACTTCAACCCGTACCGTGTGGGCGCTAAAAACTTCTACGGCAAAGGCAAGACTGTCGATACCTCCAAGAAGATGACCGTGGTCACCCAGTTCGTCGGTTCCGGCAGTACGCTCTCAGAGTTGAAGCGTTTCTATGTGCAAGGCGGCAAGGTCATCCCTCAGCCGCAGCCCACTATCCCAGGAATGACAGGCAACAGTATTACGCAAAAGTGGTGCGACACCCAGCAGAAGGTGTTTAAGGAAGATGTCTACCCATTCAATAAGTTTGGTGGTATGGCGTCTATGGGCAAGGTAAGTTCTTTGTCATCCAACCTACTCATGATTCTTACATTAAAGTAGGCTATGGCTGAAGGCATGACCCTTGTCATGTCACTCTGGGATGACCACTATGCGAACATGCTCTGGTAAGTAGAAGTTCTGTCGTGTGGTGACTGTCCTGAAGCTTACTGAATACAACAGGCTGGATTCGAGCTACCCAACCGACAAAGACGTCAGTCAGCCCGGTGTAGCTCGTGGCGAGTGTCCTACTTCATCTGGCGAGCCTTCTGATGTCGAGGCTCAATACCCGAACGCTCAGGTCGCGTTCTCGAACATCAGGTTTGGTCCTATTGGCTCGACCTTCGCTCAGCCTGCAGGCACTTAAACGCAGTATGGCGTTGGCCCAGTCCATCTTCGAGAGATGTGGGCGTTTGTTTGGTGCAGCCTATGACTCTTGCTCTCTATAACAATGGTGGAGGATGGCTTTCGTATGTAGCTGACCGCGTGTTGGCGTCCGTTCACTTGACAACAACGGAGGAGAAGGTAAAGGAATACAAATTCGCTCGCTGTCATACACGTGCTCAGTTGCCCAAGATACCAAGCCTCTGTCACTACTTTCATGCAGGTGCTTACATGAAATAACACGCTGATCGTGGCGAACAAAGTTGTTCGGTTGTCTCACGTTGCACGAGTCGGCGTTTTAATTGGTTTGTATGACGTCGGAGTGCGGCTCCTTTGAGCAGGAGCAAACCTCGGTCGGTGTCAATGAGGACGCGAAAACACCAACAACAATTCAGCATCGAGACATGACGCTTTTCTCGTCCATGGATAATGATACATGTGCAGATCAAGGGCCGCTGATGGGCCCAGGTCTAGTCGCCGTGCGAAAACGCACAGCATATCCGGCTTGATAAGAGCGAGGCCTCCGCGCTCTCCGTGACCTTAGGCTGCTCATTCGACCTCGCAGCATTCTAACGATGAAGAAGACATTCACAAAAAGCCTTACGTGGGCGGCAGCCTTGCTCCCTGCTGCATTGGCGCAGAACGCGACCATCAGTCTCGCCCCAGCCGCCACCGGCTTTGACTCTGACAACGCAGCGCTGATCTACGCATCGTCCCCAATTCTGCTCGCAAATGACGGCAGTGCAGCAGATGGCGGCTTTCGCACTTTTGCGGCCTCGAATTCGACAAACTCAACTTCAATTGCTGAGCGCTCGCACGAAAGGTCCGGACGCACCAAAATCGCGGTCCCCATCTACGACGTCGGTGGTCGAGATGTTATCTTCAACATCCCTTCGCCCAATTCAATAATCAGAGCTTACGACGTAGTAAGTGGAAGTGAGATTGGAGGTTCGCGGAAGTATCAACTTGGTGACTGGAGCGTAGCCCGGAATTGGCGTAGTCATACAAGCGGCGCGAACTACGTGTTCTTATTTGGCAAGAAGGCGGTGGTTCAGTTCTTGGTTAAGGGTGGGGGCAATGAAGTGCAGATTCTCGAGGTAAGAAAGAATGTTGCTAGAACTGACTGCAAGCTGAAATCTGAGCAGGTGCAAACTTTCGCAATACCTATCGAGGGCGAGACAGCCACTGTTCTTCCAAATGGACAAATTTTCTTTTCTGGCGGCGAAGGCGAAACTCTGTACTCTTTCCAAGCTTCAGAGAGTATTGAAGCACCTGATATTCGCACCGTAGGAGAAGATCTCAAGATTCAAGGCCTCAGCGCATACCACAGCAACTCGACCGACTACCTTCTGGTGGCACACGATGATGTCATCGATCTCTACGATGCTAGCTTTAGCCCTAAGGGTTCGGTTAGTCTGGAAGGCATCTCGGAGCTCTCTATTGGAGGTGATATTTCAGTCCTTCAAGCTGCGTCGACCGACTACCCCTTCGGCGCCATTGCACTTGCTTTTGAGGGAGAAGACGACACTGGCGTTGCCATTGGGTCTCTGAGTAGCGTTCTCACGTCACTTGGCATCCAGGCAAACACCGACTTCGACCCTCATACCAAGTCGTGCGGATACTGTACAAGCCCCATCTCCGACGCATGCTCGAACAGCGGCTTTTCTCAGGGTAACAGCACTTGCGGCTGCTTTGCTGGCTTTGCCGGTGCGGACTGCTCACAGACCACGTGCCAGAACGACTGTTCTGGACACGGCAGCTGTGATGGTCCGAACGTGTGCAAGTGTGAGGTTGGCTGGGCAGGTCCTGATTGCTCGTTCGTAGCCGTCAAGGCCAAGTATGAGACCGAGGCCAATGGCGGTGATGGTGACGACCCAGCTGTGTGGATTCATCCTACGCAGCCAGATCAGAGCCGGATCATCACTACCACCAAGTCGCAGGGTGGCGAAGGCTTTGGTGTATTTGATCTTGGAGGAAAACTGCTGCAACATTCGACCGCGCAGGAACCTAACAATGTTGACATTATTTATGGTCTTCCCATCGGCAACAGCACCGTCGACCTTGCATATGCTGCCTGCCGTGGCGATAACACTCTTTGGTAGGTCTAATCCAACTTGCAAAAAGTCGGTTTGCATACTAATCTCCACAGCCTGGTGGAAGTGGCTAGCGATGGCTCACTCAAGAACATTACTGGGGGCATACAGACTCTCCCGGAGGACTACGAGCCATATGGATCTTGCACGTACCGCTCTTCGAAAACCCAAAAGCAGTATCTGTTTGTGAACAACAAAAAGGCCGAATACCTTCAATACGAACTCTCCGCAGCCACTAACGGCATTCTCCAGACATCCCTTGTCCGCAACTTCACCGGTGGCTCAGGTGGACAAGTTGAAGGCTGTGTTGCCGACGAAGCAGCGGGCTATATCTTTCTCGGCGAAGAACCGACCGGCATTTGGCGCTACGATGCCGAGCCCGACGCGTCCAACGAGGGTTTCCAGTTCGCCAAAGTGGGCGACAACGGCTTGCACGCCGACGTTGAAGGACTGACGCTTGTACCTGCCAAGAACGGCACGGGAGGCTACATCATGGTGTCCAGCCAGGGCATCAGCGCGTATCTTGTATACGAGCGTGCGCCGCCGCATAAATACGTATCGACCTTCACCATTGTTGACAACGAAGAAAAGGGCATCGACCACGTCACGAACACAGACGGGCTTACAGCTGTAGGCAACAGGCTGAATGCCGACTTTCCCTACGGCCTGATCGTCACGCACGACGATGCAAATGAGCTCGCAGAGGGCGGCACCAGCGCCGAAGCGAGCTTCAAACTAACCAGCCTGGTCGACGTGCTGGGAGAGGAAAAGGCAAAAGCGCTGGGGTACTAAACACGTCAAAGCAGAGAACACGGTTTGAATAGCACATGGCAAATAGCTGACCTAGCTTTGTTTTTAAATTCATCCACTTTGTGGACATGTCCCATCACCTGAGGGTACCTAGCAATTTACACACCAAAAATGCCCACAAGTCACACACCGCGCCGGATGCTCAACCGTGGTGTTTGCCGCGCCGCAACAGCATCGCCACACCGTACCGCTATGATCTACCATGTTCAATGCACCTGCCTTGCGCGTATCGACTAGCATCTCTGCTGATGTGTTGGTcgagagagaagaagagggaaGCGTTAGGCACAGCATTTTTAGTCGCTTGGGGGTTTGGAGGTTTTGTTCTATGTTATGGGGCAGTGGGTAGTGGGCTTTGTAGTTGTGCGGGTGGTGTTGTGCGTGCACGGTATTGGGGGCGTGATGTGTGGGTGGGTGTAGGGCGCTGTGAAGGAGCGGGTTGGTGAGTGTGGCTTCGTGCTGTGACTACATAGTGTTGCTTTGTTAGTCACCgattagtgtctagggtacAGAATTTCCTGTATTTGTTTTTGCAGTGTGAGAGCACGGGATGCGTGTACTTGTCGTGCGCTCTTGTCGTGCGCTATACTTTGGACTTGGGGGTCTGCGAGAAGCATTGGCAACGTATCAACATGAGGGAATCTTGACGTTGCTCTTTGAACAAAGCGATGCTGGCTTTCGCAGTGGTTTTTCTGGGGGTACCACCACCACTGCATAGCACGGCGTCTAGTTCTGGTCGTACCCTCGACATTATTGTTCGGTCTAGGGTATCTCAATCACCGCTTTGTTGTATCATCTTCCAGGCTCAAGCTCTCGACCTGGCGCGCGCCATCGACATCCACCTCTCCTAGCCCTACCAGTCCGACCAGCGCTTCATCGTCAATGACGTCTCGCATCGCCGGCTTGGAGCCAGGCTGCTGTCCATGCGCAGCGGCTAGTCTAAGCTCAGCAATCTTTGCGTCGTCGTATTTTGTGAATACTCTCTGGTTCTTTTTCTCGGGCTTGGCGTGTTCCTCGGCTTTGAATTGGTAGCCTCTGACTCTGGGGCCTTGTCCTGTCTTCTCGGGCAGTGTAGACTCGTAGTATCGCTCAAAGGCGGTGACGTCGGCGTCGAATGTGTCTGCGTCGATGGACTTGCGCACGCCGGCGAAGAAGGAAGAGAGCACGGCGTGGTTGTGAACTTGGATCAACACCCATCCCAACATTTCCTTGGCAGCGAGGAGGTGCTGGATGTATGCTCTGTGGTGTTTTTTGCAGGCGTAGCACTCGCACCCCTCGCTTAGTGGCGTGACCGAGGTAGCATGTACGTCTGACCACATATCTAGTCCTAAGTCTTGCCGGGAGCTGGAAGTGGTGTCTTTTGGGGCTGCAGGGAAGGTGAAATTCAGCGCAATACCGGCATCCGTTGCATCTGTCAGGAATGGAACGGTGAAGATATCCATACCTAATCCTGCCTGGCGCAGGATTTCCTGCGGGCTGGCGGGCGCATGGAAGGAGAGGCGCGGCAAGCGGTGCAGTTCTTCAGGCAGGTCATCGAGCAGGTAGGCCTCGTAGATGGCGACGCCAGAAATCTTGTCGGCCATATCGTCGACTAGGTGTTCGAGGTACCAGCTCTGCAGGTCGCGGTCGATGGGCAGAATGGGCGCGAAAATGCTCCAGCTGGGCTCTTCTTCGTCCAGCGTAGCCTTTTTGGCGATGATATCCCGTACCCACGTCTCCGTGCGGTCGCTCATCTTGTCCTTCCGCTTAATCCCCACGGTTTCCTGGCCGTATGGAATGTCCGCCAAGCCAATGACGATGTCTGGCTGCAGCTTCCGCGCGGCAGCGGCATAGTACTCGGAGCTGAGGGCCTTGAAGCCGACCGAGGTCAAGACGCCCAGCTCTCTGTTGGTGCTGTGTATGGGCGAGGGGATGGGCGGGTTGCGGCGCGggccgaggacgaggagggtATCCTGGGGGAGAGCGATGAACTTGCGCAACGGCTCGGGGACGTCGTACTGGAAGACAGGCGGTGTCTTCTGCGGTATCTTCTCAATGACTACGAGGGTCAGCGAGGCGCTACGTCATTCACGTGGGCATGTCTACAGTCTTCCAGCGCGACGTAGACGCCGTCAAGGCCGAGGCTTTTTGAGAAGTTGTCCTGTGATATGTGAGGGATGACGCCGCGTGATGTGTTGCCAATGAAGCCCGGCGTCAGCATGTTCCTGCGCTTGGGCAGCGACAGGCGGCCGAGGCGTGGTGCAAGGGTGCCTGTTGTTTTGAGGAGCGTAAAGTCGAGCATTTCCGTTGGCAATTGGCCCAGCTTGGGTGCTGGAGCTGACCCGGGCAGCAAAGAAGAGAGCAACTCCATAGCACGTGTCTAAGTACAAGCGCGCTCCAACACTCTTTTCTCGAGTGTCGTGTGCCGCTTTTTGGTGTCGCGGGGTCCAATTCACTTTCACGACGCGCTAAAACCAGGGTCCAACGGCGCGTCATTCTGTGTCCCTTTCACAACCCCCACTTAAATCTCAACATCATGCATTCACTGATAGAACCCAGAGCGAATTTGCAACAGTGCACACGTCGCGAGTCGTATAATATCAGCAAGCATCGTCAGAGCAGTCCATGCGCTTCTGCCTGATGCTGCTGACTCGTTAGGCGTTCCCTCTACAATTCTGTACTTTATCACTGTTTCTTCCGCTCGTTAACTGCATCATCTCACCATGCCAACTTCGCAATGGCTCCAGCACCCTGTTACCGTGTTCGCCCTTCCTCTCATCATTCTCCTATGTGCTCCACACCTCTACGAGCTGCTTCTTGCTGGCGCAGACCCGTCATATGACGAAGCCAGACTACAGAATATTGCAAACCTGATGGACAACATATACACAACCCTCGCTAATTCAACCTTCATCCCGCACAACGCCATACGGCGAGGCCCTCACCAAATCAACACGACGGCCCTAAGATGTAAACCCCACGCTGCGGTGCTTCGCCTTGTAAATATCCTGCCCTATGTCGACACCTCCCTGGTACAGGAACCTGACTGGATTTACGGCGGGCATTTCATGGACTACAGGAATCCAGACCAACTCGCAGAGCTCTGTGATCCCTTGCGCGGGCAAAGCATTGGATGGGTTGACTATCTTTCTCCGTCTGATCTTGCGCTCACTAACTGGGGTACTGGAGGCTGGAACAACGACCGCACGTGGGTGATGCTATATAACACAGAAAGAGATGCCATCAGGATTTTCGATGCAGAGGAGTGGGTGGGGCGGCACCAGGCCCAGGAGGAGCTTGGAGATGCAATGAATGATTGGTGGTTCGAAGACATGGGTGAATATATATGGGACAGATCAGATGGCGCATCGCATATCCTGAACGCCATCACAAGCAACTATCAGAGCTTGAAGTGGACGCCATGGAAGACGTCGAATCGTGAAAATGGCTTCGGCGTCTCTCCAAACACCATAAAAGCGCTGCTTGAACGCAACGGTTGGCCAGACTCGTTCAACCCCGATCAATTCAGAATTGACTTCATCCGCGCGAAACACAAGCCCTCAGGCAAAGGTCACGCTGAGGCAGTGCTCAAACGCATCGACGATCTCGCAGGATCCAACCAGGCCGTTGTGATAGAAGGCACTAGCACATACGACTCACCGAAGGGCCAGATACATTGGACACAGCAGCGTCTTCGCCGCCACCATGAGGCGCTTTCAATGACGTCCGATGATGATGAATGTGCTTTGCACGAGTGGCGCATCCAGCGCATAATCTGGGACATCGAGGACCAGCAGCACGAGCTCGAATCCGCCAGATTAGATGTTGCGAAGCTATGTCCAAATGGTATCTGTGTACAACAGGAAGACATGATCTTGTGGGAGCTCTTTGCTCTCGAGCGTACATACGAAGAAGCGCGATACACCAACTACACCCAAAGATGCAAGCACCGCCTCGAAGTAGCCCCGTCAAAGGATGCAGAGTGGCTGGAGAAATGCACAGCCAACGCCGCCTCTCAAAACTCGCGGCTAACCCTCGCGTACGAGCAAAGCAGAGCAGAGGCTTTGGCACACTGTAACAGGACTGGCTGCACGACACTACAGTTTCCTGGCATCCGTGAACGCACCAACGCGCAAATCGAAGATCTGCACCTCGAGATCAGCCTCGCAGAAGCGCGCATCAACAAGATGCATACAGAACACGAGCATAAACTACCCGCAAACGCCGTTTCTGCATCAGAGGAGTTCTGGAGAGACAGCGCGCTCTTGGCGAACGGAAACCGGTACCTCGAAGCCAAAATTGAGGAGCTCGAACAAGAGCTGCATAGGCTGGAGAGCGGCGAGTGGGGCTCCAGAGGGAAGAGCTGGCTGTTTGCGCACTTGAGGAGTTTGGAGGCAGAGGAAaacgaggaggaggattGAGTATCGTCATAGAAACCCTCACCTCAACATGTGTTCTCTACGTCTCTAAACATAAGGTTAGAACGTGCTGTTCTACAAATTTCCATGTCACACATCGCGGTCGCAACGATCTGCCACGCATCTACACACCCGCGCACTCCCTATCGCACACCGTCACGGGAAATATCATCTAAACCAACAGCCCCATTCCATCCAATCTCATCAATAGACAGCTATCCCTCTCTCCCCCTCCGATCTTCAAACCACGCCATCCCATACCATCCAATCATCACCCACACCTGCAATCCAAACGTGCTCGTCTTTCCTCGCCGCACCTCGTATGCATTTCCTCTCCCACTAAAACTCTGCGATTAATTCTGTTCATTGCCCGCTTAGTACTTCATGAGGATGTGATGGTAGTCTGCATTCTACATTCTCTTGCGTGCAGCTGAGAGGATCACGTTGTTGTATCGACGCGATGGGGGCTTGGTAGAGATGTGATAGAGCATGAAGGGGAACTCTACGAAGGAGCTAGTACTTGGTGTTGCACCGCACACCATACCGTACTAGACCTATACGGTGCAAGACGAAATACTAGCTCCTTCGTATCAAGGTGTTGTGGTGTCAACAGGGGCTCACTAGCCGTGTTGGCAGTATAGGGAATTGGACACTGTTGGTTCTAGAGGTGGTGTTTCTGCTATTGGctattttttttttcttgTTCACAATTCGTGTTCTAAAGTGGAGAGATCTTTGCCCCCAACGCTCTCCATCATCTTCCCAGGTCCTGGTCTTACCTTAGAAGATAACATCCTCTGGGATCTTCTTCTCGTCCTCACCCAGCTCCCATTCTTCATACACGTCTGCAAGCTCGAGCCTGATGGCTTCATTGATCTTGACGCGGTAGAGGGTGACATTGTGGACGATGGCGTGCTCTCGTTCGGTCGTGACCCCGTCATCCGGCGCATAACGGCTTTCGTAATGCGCTTCCTTTGACTCGCGGACTGCAGGTGGTTTCTGCTTGGCGACAGCATCGCCATACCTACCTTGAGCATAGTAACCCGTGCGACCGATTTGATACTTCAGCGCCTCGTTGAAGACACCGACAACCGCTTCGATCATGGAAGAGTCCGAGAGCGGCCAGAGAAATTCGTCTTTGTGAAGCTCATCATGTCGGCGTAGTAGTTGAGTGGACAGGTCTCGCCATTTGGAAGTGTCGATGCGATGCAAGGCAACGATTTGACGGATAGAATAGAGCCAAGTTCGAAACGTGATACTGTCGTCGTCTCTTTCAAACCTATCGCAGCTGGTATTGGTGAAGCAGTTCCACAGCGGTACTCCTTGAAGCCAGTGCAGCTCGAACAGACGTGACAGACGTCGAGATCTGACCGCATATCTGTTACTGCTGCAGACCTCGTAACCTTTTTCAGCTACTTCTCCAACTTTGTTTTCAACTTCGTTTTTTTTGTAACATCTATCATCGTCCCTTCTGTTGTCGAGCTGGATCTGAACCATGTTGCCATCAATTGGAATATCTCGACGCTGTAACAGCTGCGCGAGGCGAAGGAACGGGAAAACACTGAAGTTGCGAATCTTGACTTTGAATCTGAGATAACCAGGTCTGACCGAGAAATTGGACACCCACGCCTCGGAAAAGAGTTGGCGAGATACTAGCAAGAGAGGAGGCAGATTCTCACATAGGTTACCTCTTG contains these protein-coding regions:
- a CDS encoding Cellulose 1,4-beta-cellobiosidase (non-reducing end), which codes for MKVIVAFFASGTSAWVIGTQQTETHPKLTWQRCTGKGGTSCSNVNGEITIDANWRWLHDKSANSYTNCYDGNEWNKSLCPTNSACTTNCAIEGSDYSGTYGITTSGNALNLKFITKGQYSTNIGSRTYLMRDTNTYEMFKLIGNEFSFDVDMSQLPCGLNGALYFVSMPEKGQGTPGAKYGTGYCDAQCARDLKYINGQANAEGWQPSDNDQNAGVGKKGACCAEMDVWEANSISTALTPHSCQPEGYSVCEDATCGGTYSLDRYAGSCDANGCDFNPYRVGAKNFYGKGKTVDTSKKMTVVTQFVGSGSTLSELKRFYVQGGKVIPQPQPTIPGMTGNSITQKWCDTQQKVFKEDVYPFNKFGGMASMGKAMAEGMTLVMSLWDDHYANMLWLDSSYPTDKDVSQPGVARGECPTSSGEPSDVEAQYPNAQVAFSNIRFGPIGSTFAQPAGT
- a CDS encoding 3-phytase codes for the protein MKKTFTKSLTWAAALLPAALAQNATISLAPAATGFDSDNAALIYASSPILLANDGSAADGGFRTFAASNSTNSTSIAERSHERSGRTKIAVPIYDVGGRDVIFNIPSPNSIIRAYDVVSGSEIGGSRKYQLGDWSVARNWRSHTSGANYVFLFGKKAVVQFLVKGGGNEVQILEVQTFAIPIEGETATVLPNGQIFFSGGEGETLYSFQASESIEAPDIRTVGEDLKIQGLSAYHSNSTDYLLVAHDDVIDLYDASFSPKGSVSLEGISELSIGGDISVLQAASTDYPFGAIALAFEGEDDTGVAIGSLSSVLTSLGIQANTDFDPHTKSCGYCTSPISDACSNSGFSQGNSTCGCFAGFAGADCSQTTCQNDCSGHGSCDGPNVCKCEVGWAGPDCSFVAVKAKYETEANGGDGDDPAVWIHPTQPDQSRIITTTKSQGGEGFGVFDLGGKLLQHSTAQEPNNVDIIYGLPIGNSTVDLAYAACRGDNTLCLVEVASDGSLKNITGGIQTLPEDYEPYGSCTYRSSKTQKQYLFVNNKKAEYLQYELSAATNGILQTSLVRNFTGGSGGQVEGCVADEAAGYIFLGEEPTGIWRYDAEPDASNEGFQFAKVGDNGLHADVEGLTLVPAKNGTGGYIMVSSQGISAYLVYERAPPHKYVSTFTIVDNEEKGIDHVTNTDGLTAVGNRLNADFPYGLIVTHDDANELAEGGTSAEASFKLTSLVDVLGEEKAKALGY
- a CDS encoding tRNA-guanosine(34) preQ(1) transglycosylase, which translates into the protein MELLSSLLPGSAPAPKLGQLPTEMLDFTLLKTTGTLAPRLGRLSLPKRRNMLTPGFIGNTSRGVIPHISQDNFSKSLGLDGVYVALEDFIEKIPQKTPPVFQYDVPEPLRKFIALPQDTLLVLGPRRNPPIPSPIHSTNRELGVLTSVGFKALSSEYYAAAARKLQPDIVIGLADIPYGQETVGIKRKDKMSDRTETWVRDIIAKKATLDEEEPSWSIFAPILPIDRDLQSWYLEHLVDDMADKISGVAIYEAYLLDDLPEELHRLPRLSFHAPASPQEILRQAGLGMDIFTVPFLTDATDAGIALNFTFPAAPKDTTSSSRQDLGLDMWSDVHATSVTPLSEGCECYACKKHHRAYIQHLLAAKEMLGWVLIQVHNHAVLSSFFAGVRKSIDADTFDADVTAFERYYESTLPEKTGQGPRVRGYQFKAEEHAKPEKKNQRVFTKYDDAKIAELRLAAAHGQQPGSKPAMRDVIDDEALVGLVGLGEVDVDGARQVESLSLEDDTTKR
- a CDS encoding Glutathione transferase yields the protein MATESYDDPVEYEIERQNEKLKTLSSPSVIQDLTDDQAGRIADQRGARHLFNKFLSAYRQRAILLREEICAVDSDDESLSGSQTHNVFRFLDLPVELRIMVYEIHCAEYRRAYRISEEYYRKKIGGIQGPLYKRRSENKEACFQIETRRIGTQIWSDIIKPEQAWNTITEPYEEYEIQHQYQGSCRYNHERHFYVSIVSVNARGNLCENLPPLLLVSRQLFSEAWVSNFSVRPGYLRFKVKIRNFSVFPFLRLAQLLQRRDIPIDGNMVQIQLDNRRDDDRCYKKNEVENKVGEVAEKGYEVCSSNRYAVRSRRLSRLFELHWLQGVPLWNCFTNTSCDRFERDDDSITFRTWLYSIRQIVALHRIDTSKWRDLSTQLLRRHDELHKDEFLWPLSDSSMIEAVVGVFNEALKYQIGRTGYYAQGRYGDAVAKQKPPAVRESKEAHYESRYAPDDGVTTEREHAIVHNVTLYRVKINEAIRLELADVYEEWELGEDEKKIPEDVIF